Proteins co-encoded in one Pseudoliparis swirei isolate HS2019 ecotype Mariana Trench chromosome 7, NWPU_hadal_v1, whole genome shotgun sequence genomic window:
- the LOC130196098 gene encoding uncharacterized protein LOC130196098 has protein sequence MDHLLWNLMAAVILLGQARPNMKVNSQSSSGLQSDCVGNLMRLSLDKALAVGNGLEVEAINGTQHIVLTPNLAAQCGYSMESDPWGNTRIYSSLLGCYVDNQDDQTFNVGLRLRLYGPSGSDLVTHDVMQTCSYTRWASREILCDRNYMEVSHHIATPEAKGQNQAVKEIDIIPDASGAAHGIWKLTFYTPEPVSMVLREAEQAGYGAMATSTRLVLRSPYNTAETTSEEVDGVSMEVFRVSAYYKAPHGLGVVDLAAACPTGGVLFVNNIISWHVPHRMTPLVDDSFEIREMHMGINGKRLDRSQMAARGYTLSATDFHIVIEIPVGSPDGHYKSHAPDYQYHISYHVEPMLEVLWRTTVSQDDTRYKVLFPITTPLILQALHVQENTVPEARVFSVVLGPLLHDVVLRNITFSTSVLTVEESNARGFTVQEHRHSNGSKSISVLVPFDADIVLKDNPEPLVTTYFLSLIFGFIILPEEAPFAHPVELQASLQDVDLPTITGTCDQNQFYISVKYGSQGNNFKAMVGNQQLTPEMADYQFQENGTHLNVILPYNAKDTTFELITSDSLRAHVDFFLLHTRNEWVLADLLLSCNFPLTTTKCYPNGMMAATAVKVDSVTNMIPSRLTLKDQSCKPTFSGDRFAHFSFNVASCGTTRTFFDHYMLYENEIALPYNKGASPVGPQYRQTISCYYVVNETQTVGFSANPRLNEPTTEIGSGQLMVQMRLSQDSSYTLFYQAADYPVVKYLRQPLYFEVELVESTDPNLELILESCWATLDEDRTSLPSWDIIVDSCENPDDSYVTIFHPVVSDARVLVPSHIKRFSMKMFTFTKDEEVLKNEIFVHCDAEICDSHSQADGSCRGQCVQPAHQMNYRRQGKRVQRETDSSNHRQISSGPIVLTSA, from the exons ATGGATCA TTTGCTCTGGAACTTGATGGCTGCAGTAATCCTCTTGGGTCAAGCAAGGCCAAATATGAAGGTCAATTCACAGTCAA GCAGTGGCTTGCAATCAGACTGCGTGGGTAATCTAATGAGGCTGTCATTGGACAAGGCCCTAGCAGTGGGCAATGGGCTTGAGGTGGAGGCCATCA ATGGCACCCAGCACATTGTGTTAACACCCAACCTGGCTGCTCAGTGTGGATACAGCATGGAGTCTGACCCGTGGGGTAACACCAGAATCTACTCGTCTCTGCTGGGCTGCTACGTGGACAACCAA GACGACCAAACCTTTAATGTTGGATTAAGGCTCCGGCTGTACGGCCCCAGTGGATCAGACTTGGTTACCCATGATGTGATGCAGACTTGCAGCTACACTCGCTGGGCCTCTCGAGAGATTCTCTGCGACAGGAACTACATGGAA gTGTCTCACCACATTGCTACTCCTGAAGCTAAGGGACAGAATCAAGCTGTTAAAGAGATCGACATCATTCCTGAT GCCTCTGGGGCAGCACATGGCATCTGGAAGTTAACATTTTACACCCCAGAACCAGTGTCGATGGTGCTGagggaggctgaacaagctggcTATGGTGCCATGGCGACCTCAACCCGTCTGGTTCTGCGATCCCCCTACAATACAGCAGAGACTACATCGGAAGAA GTGGATGGAGTCTCCATGGAAGTCTTCAGGGTTAGCGCCTACTACAAGGCaccacatggtctgggtgtggtGGACTTGGCAGCTGCTTGTCCCACAG GTGGAGTCCTCTTCGTCAACAATATAATCTCTTGGCACGTACCTCACCGCATGACACCACTGGTAGATGACAGCTTTGAAATCCGAGAAATGCACATGGGCATCAACGGAAAGAGGCTTGATAGATCTCAGATGGCTGCACGAGGGTACACGCTGTCCGCCACAGATTTCCACATCGTCATTGAGATCCCAGTCGGCTCGCCTGACGGTCACTATAAG AGCCATGCCCCAGATTACCAGTACCACATCAGCTatcatgtggagcccatgctTGAGGTACTGTGGAGGACCACTGTCTCCCAAGATGACACCAGATACAAGGTTTTGTTTCCCATTACCACCCCTCTTATTCTTCAAGCTCTCCATGTCCAAGAAA ATACTGTCCCAGAGGCCCGAGTGTTCAGCGTTGTCTTGGGGCCCCTTCTTCATGATGTGGTGCTGAGGAACATCACCTTCTCCACCAGTGTGCTCACTGTTGAAGAGAGCAATGCCAGAGGTTTTACTGTCCAAGAGCACCGCCACTCCAATGGAAGCAAGAGCATCTCTGTTTTAGTGCCCTTTGATGCCGATATCGTCCTGAAAGAT AATCCTGAACCCTTGGTTACAAcctacttcctctctctgatctTCGGGTTTATCATCCTTCCTGAGGAAGCTCCATTTGCCCACCCAGTCGAGTTGCAGGCATCTCTGCAAGATGTTG ATCTACCCACCATCACTGGCacctgtgaccagaaccagtttTACATCAGTGTGAAATACGGCAGTCAAGGCAACAATTTCAAGGCAATGGTTGGAAATCAACAGCTGACACCTGAGATGGCTGACTACCAGTTCCAAGAAAACGGCACACACTTAAACGTCATTCTTCCATATAATGCCAAGGACACGACCTTCGAG CTGATAACATCGGATTCACTAAGGGCCCATGTTGACTTCTTTCTGTTGCATACCCGTAATGAGTGGGTGCTCGCTGATCTCCTCTTGTCTTGCAACTTTCCCTTAACAACAACCA AGTGCTACCCCAATGGAATGATGGCGGCTACGGCTGTGAAGGTGGATTCTGTGACCAATATGATCCCAAGTAGGCTGACCCTAAAGGACCAGTCTTGCAAACCGACATTCAGTGGTGATCGCTTTGCACATTTCTCTTTCAATGTTGCATCCTGTGGAACCACAAGAACG TTCTTTGaccactacatgctgtatgaaAATGAGATTGCCTTGCCTTACAACAAAGGAGCATCGCCAGTTGGTCCGCAGTACAG ACAAACTATTTCCTGCTACTATGTGGTCAATGAGACTCAGACTGTTGGCTTCAGCGCAAACCCAAGACTCAATGAACCCACCACAGAGATCGGCTCAGGACAGCTGATGGTTCAAATGAGGCTATCCCAGG ATTCATCGTACACGCTCTTCTACCAAGCGGCAGATTATCCAGTTGTAAAATATCTGAGGCAGCCTTTGTATTTTGAGGTGGAGCTGGTTGAGTCTACTGACCCAAATTTGGAGCTCATCTTGGAGAGCTGTTGGGCTACACTTGATGAAGACCGGACATCTCTGCCAAGCTGGGATATCATTGTTGACAG CTGTGAGAATCCTGATGACAGCTATGTGACTATTTTCCATCCTGTTGTGAGTGACGCCAGGGTTTTAGTCCCATCCCACATCAAACGCTTCTCAATGAAGATGTTCACCTTCACGAAAGATGAGGAGGTTCTGAAGAACGAg ATCTTTGTCCACTGTGATGCTGAGATTTGTGACTCGCACAGCCAAGCAGATGGTTCATGCAGAGGCCAGTGTGTGCAACCTGCACACCAGATGAACTACAGACGACAGGGAAAACGGG TGCAAAGAGAAACGGACTCCAGCAACCACAGGCAAATCTCCTCCGGGCCTATTGTTTTAACCTCTGCCTAA
- the LOC130196099 gene encoding uncharacterized protein LOC130196099: protein MSRLGNILLWNLMAAVILLGQARPNMKVNSQSSSGLHSDCVGNLMRLSLDKALAVGNGLEVEAINGTQHIVLTPNLAAQCGYSMESDPWGNTRIYSSLLGCYVDNKDDQTFNVGLRLRLYGPSGSDLVIHDVMQTCSYTRWASREILCDRNYMEVSHHIATPEAKGQNQAVKEIDIIPDASGAAHGIWKLTFYTPEPVSMVLREAEQAGYGAMVTSTRLVLRSPYNTAETTSEEVDGVSMEVFRVSAYYKAPHGLAVVDLAAACPTGGVLFVNNIISWHVPHRMTPLVDDSFEIREMHMGINGKRLDRSQMAARGYTLSATDFHIVIEIPVGSPDGHYKSHATDDQYHITYHVEPMLEVLWRTTVSKDDTRYKVLFPITTPLILQALHVQENTVPEARVFSVVLGPVLHDVVLRNITFSTSVLTVEESNARGFTVQEHRYSNGSKSISVLVPFDADIVLKDNPEPLVTTYFLSLIFGFIILPEEAPFAHPVELQASLQDVDLPTITGTCDQNQFYISVKYGSQGNNFKAMVGNQQLTPEMADYQFQENSTHLNIILPYNAKDTTFELITSDSLRAHVDFFLLHTRNEWVLADLLLSCNFPLTTTKCYPNGTMAATAVKVDSVTNMIPSRLTLKDQSCKPTFSGDRFAHFSFNVASCGTTRTFFDHYMLYENEIALPYNKGASPVGPQYRQTISCYYVVNETQTVGFSANPRLNEPTTEIGSGQLMVQMRLSQDSSYTLFYQAADYPVVKYLRQPLYFEVELVESTDPNLELILESCWATLDEDRTSLPSWDIIVDSCENPDDSYVTIFHPVVSDARVLVPSHIKRFSMKMFTFTKDEEVLKNEIFVHCDAEICDSHSQADGSCRGQCVQPAHQMNYRRQGKRVRRETDSSNHKTVLRAYFFKTEPKFLNKQMS from the exons ATGTCTAGGCTCGGGAACAT TTTGCTCTGGAACTTGATGGCTGCAGTAATCCTCTTGGGTCAAGCAAGGCCAAATATGAAGGTCAATTCACAGTCAA GCAGTGGCTTGCATTCAGACTGCGTGGGTAATCTAATGAGGCTGTCATTGGACAAGGCCCTAGCAGTGGGCAATGGGCTTGAGGTGGAGGCCATCA atgGCACCCAGCACATTGTGTTAACCCCCAACCTGGCTGCTCAGTGTGGATACAGCATGGAGTCTGACCCGTGGGGTAACACCAGAATCTACTCGTCTCTGCTGGGCTGCTACGTGGACAACAAA GACGACCAAACCTTTAATGTTGGCTTAAGGCTCCGGCTGTACGGCCCCAGTGGATCAGACTTGGTTATCCATGATGTGATGCAGACTTGCAGCTACACTCGCTGGGCCTCTCGAGAGATTCTCTGCGACAGGAACTACATGGAA GTGTCTCACCACATTGCTACTCCCGAAGCTAAGGGACAGAATCAAGCTGTTAAAGAGATCGACATCATTCCTGAT GCCTCTGGGGCAGCACATGGCATCTGGAAGTTAACATTTTACACCCCAGAACCAGTGTCGATGGTGCTGAGGGAGGCTGAACAAGCCGGCTATGGTGCCATGGTGACCTCAACCCGTCTGGTTCTGCGATCCCCCTACAATACAGCAGAGACTACATCAGAAGAA GTGGATGGAGTCTCCATGGAAGTGTTCAGGGTGAGCGCCTACTACAAGGCACCACATGGTCTGGCTGTGGTGGACTTGGCAGCTGCTTGTCCCACAG GTGGAGTCCTCTTTGTCAACAATATAATCTCTTGGCACGTACCTCACCGCATGACACCACTGGTAGATGACAGCTTTGAAATCCGAGAAATGCACATGGGCATCAACGGCAAGAGGCTTGATAGATCTCAGATGGCTGCACGAGGGTACACGCTGTCCGCCACAGATTTCCACATCGTCATTGAGATCCCAGTCGGCTCGCCTGACGGTCACTATAAG AGCCATGCCACAGATGACCAGTACCACATCACCTatcatgtggagcccatgctTGAGGTACTGTGGAGGACCACTGTCTCCAAAGATGACACCAGATACAAGGTTTTGTTTCCCATTACCACCCCTCTTATTCTTCAAGCTCTCCATGTCCAAGAAA ATACTGTCCCAGAGGCCCGAGTGTTCAGTGTTGTTTTGGGGCCCGTTCTTCATGATGTGGTGCTGAGGAACATCACCTTCTCCACCAGTGTGCTCACTGTTGAAGAGAGCAATGCCAGAGGTTTTACTGTCCAAGAGCACCGCTACTCCAATGGAAGCAAGAGCATCTCTGTTTTAGTGCCCTTTGATGCCGATATCGTCCTGAAAGAT AATCCTGAACCCTTGGTTACAAcctacttcctctctctgatctTCGGGTTTATCATCCTTCCTGAGGAAGCTCCATTTGCCCACCCAGTCGAGTTGCAGGCATCTCTCCAAGATGTTG ATCTACCCACCATCACTGGCacctgtgaccagaaccagtttTACATCAGTGTGAAATACGGCAGTCAAGGCAACAATTTCAAGGCAATGGTTGGAAATCAACAGCTGACTCCTGAGATGGCTGACTACCAGTTCCAAGAAAACAGCACACACTTAAACATCATTCTTCCATATAATGCCAAGGACACGACCTTCGAG CTGATAACATCGGATTCACTAAGGGCCCATGTTGACTTCTTTCTGTTGCATACCCGTAATGAGTGGGTGCTCGCTGATCTCCTCTTGTCCTGCAACTTTCCCTTGACAACAACCA AGTGCTACCCCAATGGAACGATGGCGGCTACGGCTGTGAAGGTGGATTCTGTGACCAATATGATCCCAAGTAGGCTGACCCTAAAGGACCAGTCTTGCAAACCGACATTCAGTGGTGATCGCTTTGCACATTTCTCTTTCAATGTTGCGTCCTGTGGAACCACAAGAACG TTCTTTGaccactacatgctgtatgaaAATGAGATTGCCTTGCCTTACAACAAAGGAGCATCGCCAGTTGGTCCGCAGTACAG ACAAACTATTTCCTGCTACTATGTGGTCAATGAGACTCAGACTGTTGGCTTCAGCGCAAACCCAAGACTCAATGAACCCACCACAGAGATCGGCTCAGGACAGCTGATGGTTCAAATGAGGCTATCCCAGG ATTCATCGTACACGCTCTTCTACCAAGCGGCAGATTATCCAGTTGTAAAATATCTGAGGCAGCCTTTGTATTTTGAGGTGGAGCTGGTTGAGTCTACTGACCCAAATTTGGAGCTCATCTTGGAGAGCTGTTGGGCTACACTTGATGAAGACCGGACGTCTCTGCCAAGCTGGGATATCATTGTTGACAG CTGTGAGAATCCTGATGACAGCTATGTGACTATTTTCCATCCTGTTGTGAGTGACGCCAGGGTTTTAGTCCCATCCCACATCAAACGCTTCTCAATGAAGATGTTCACCTTCACTAAAGATGAGGAGGTTCTGAAGAACGAG ATCTTTGTCCACTGTGATGCTGAGATTTGTGACTCGCACAGCCAAGCAGATGGTTCATGCAGAGGCCAGTGTGTGCAACCTGCACACCAGATGAACTACAGACGACAGGGAAAACGGG TGCGAAGAGAAACGGACTCCAGCAACCACAAAACAGTCCTCCGGGCCTATTTTTTTAAGACAGAACCTAAATTTCTGAATAAACAAATGTCTTAA